A genomic region of Noviherbaspirillum sp. L7-7A contains the following coding sequences:
- a CDS encoding DUF883 family protein codes for MLENNLKTVRTDLRSLLRDAQDLFREATSSTGMKADDLRERGLELLDTALVKAQDLQSVALDTSKEVVDTADSYVKDNPWRAVAISAGVGVLLGMMIGRR; via the coding sequence ATGTTGGAAAACAATCTGAAGACAGTCAGGACGGATCTGCGCTCGCTGCTGCGCGATGCCCAGGACCTGTTCCGCGAGGCGACCTCGTCCACCGGCATGAAGGCCGACGACCTGCGCGAGCGGGGCCTGGAGCTGCTCGATACCGCGCTGGTCAAGGCGCAGGACCTGCAGTCGGTTGCGCTGGACACCAGCAAGGAAGTGGTCGACACCGCCGACAGCTACGTCAAGGACAACCCATGGCGCGCGGTGGCGATTTCGGCAGGAGTGGGCGTGCTGCTGGGGATGATGATCGGCCGGCGGTAA